A region from the Musa acuminata AAA Group cultivar baxijiao chromosome BXJ1-10, Cavendish_Baxijiao_AAA, whole genome shotgun sequence genome encodes:
- the LOC103974160 gene encoding probable inorganic phosphate transporter 1-4, whose product MALEEGPGMTSGCTSRGKYAATTAGGQLQVLGALDLAKTRWYHFTATVIAGIGFFTDAYDLFCISLVTKLLGRIYSFDPNSKSPGTLPPNMSAAITGVAFCGALSGQLFFGWLGDKLGRKKVYGMTLMLLVICSIAIGLSLGHTAKGVMATLCLFRFWLGFGIGGDYLLSATIMLEYAYKKTRDAFIAVVFTTQGFGILTGGIVSIIISAAFKERFDYPAYRDDRTGSTVPEADYIWCTTLMLGALPAALTYYWRMKMSETARYTALVAKNAERAAPECRGNVLA is encoded by the exons atggcgctagaggaagggcccggaatgacg AGCGGTTGCACAAGCAGAGGAAAGTACGCTGCAACGACGGCCGGAGGTCAGCTCCAAGTGCTCGGGGCACTCGACCTTGCAAAGACGCGGTGGTATCACTTCACGGCCACCGTCATTGCTGGCATCGGCTTCTTCACCGACGCCTACGATCTCTTCTGCATCTCCCTCGTCACGAAGCTCCTTGGCCGCATCTATTCCTTCGACCCCAACTCGAAATCGCCCGGGACGCTCCCGCCCAACATGTCCGCTGCCATCACCGGCGTGGCCTTCTGTGGTGCTCTCTCTGGCCAGCTCTTCTTCGGGTGGCTCGGCGACAAGCTCGGCCGCAAGAAGGTGTATGGCATGACGCTCATGCTCCTGGTCATCTGCTCCATCGCGATCGGCCTCTCCCTCGGTCACACCGCCAAGGGCGTCATGGCCACCCTCTGCCTCTTCCGCTTCTGGCTCGGCTTTGGTATCGGCGGCGATTACCTGCTCTCCGCCACCATCATGTTGGAGTACGCCTACAAGAAGACCCGTGATGCCTTCATCGCAGTCGTTTTCACTACGCAAGGCTTCGGCATCCTCACAGGTGGAATCGTCTCCATCATCATCTCCGCCGCCTTCAAGGAGCGCTTCGACTATCCGGCCTACAGGGACGACCGCACCGGCTCCACCGTCCCGGAGGCCGACTACATCTGGTGCACAACTCTCATGCTGGGCGCCCTCCCGGCTGCCTTAACCTACTACTGGCGGATGAAGATGTCAGAGACCGCGCGGTACACTGCTCTTGTTGCCAAGAACGCGGAACGGGCGGCCCCCGAATGTCGAG